The Streptomyces seoulensis genome contains a region encoding:
- the lipA gene encoding lipoyl synthase yields the protein MSAVAPDGRKMLRLEVRNSQTPIERKPEWIKTRAKMGPEYTKMQNLVKSEGLHTVCQEAGCPNIYECWEDREATFLIGGDQCTRRCDFCQIDTGKPEALDRDEPRRVGESVVTMDLNYATITGVARDDLEDGGAWLYAETVRQIHAQTAGRETGRTKVELLAPDFNAVPEQLAEVFESRPEVFAHNVETVPRIFKRIRPGFRYERSLKVISEARDFGLVTKSNLILGMGETREEVVEALKQLHDAGCELVTITQYLRPSVRHHPVERWVKPQEFVELKDEAEQIGFSGVMSGPLVRSSYRAGRLYQMAIEKRGTYIAAQAV from the coding sequence AGACGCGGGCGAAAATGGGCCCCGAGTACACAAAGATGCAGAACCTCGTGAAGAGCGAGGGCCTGCACACCGTGTGCCAGGAGGCCGGCTGCCCCAACATCTACGAGTGCTGGGAGGACCGCGAGGCGACCTTCCTCATCGGTGGCGACCAGTGCACCCGGCGCTGTGACTTCTGCCAGATCGACACGGGCAAGCCCGAGGCGCTGGACCGCGACGAGCCCCGCCGGGTGGGCGAGTCCGTGGTCACCATGGACCTGAACTACGCCACGATCACCGGCGTCGCCCGCGACGACCTCGAGGACGGCGGCGCCTGGCTGTACGCCGAGACCGTGCGCCAGATCCACGCGCAGACGGCGGGCCGCGAGACCGGCCGCACCAAGGTCGAGCTGCTGGCCCCGGACTTCAACGCGGTCCCCGAGCAGCTCGCCGAGGTCTTCGAGTCCCGCCCCGAGGTCTTCGCGCACAACGTGGAGACGGTCCCCCGCATCTTCAAGCGCATCCGCCCCGGCTTCCGCTACGAGCGCTCGCTGAAGGTCATCAGCGAGGCCCGCGACTTCGGCCTGGTCACCAAGTCCAACCTGATCCTCGGCATGGGCGAGACCCGCGAGGAGGTCGTGGAGGCGCTCAAGCAGCTCCACGACGCGGGCTGCGAGCTGGTCACCATCACCCAGTACCTGCGCCCCTCGGTGCGCCACCACCCGGTGGAGCGCTGGGTCAAGCCGCAGGAGTTCGTGGAGCTGAAGGACGAGGCCGAGCAGATCGGCTTCTCCGGCGTGATGTCGGGCCCGCTGGTCCGTTCCTCCTACCGCGCCGGGCGGCTCTACCAGATGGCGATCGAGAAGCGTGGTACGTACATCGCCGCCCAGGCG